A stretch of the Macaca mulatta isolate MMU2019108-1 chromosome 14, T2T-MMU8v2.0, whole genome shotgun sequence genome encodes the following:
- the TEX12 gene encoding testis-expressed protein 12 isoform X1, whose product MMANHLVKPDNRNCKRPRELESPVPDSPQLSSLGKSDSSFSESSGLFYKDEALEKDLNDVSKEINLMLSTYAKLLRQVLIVYSLGSLC is encoded by the exons ATGATGGCAAATCACCTTGTAAAGCCTGACAATAGAAATTGCAAGAGGCCAAGAGAATTGGAG TCTCCAGTGCCTGATAGTCCACAGCTGTCCTCTCTTGGAAAATCAGATTCATCTTTCTCTGAAAGTTCTGGACTGTTTTATAAAGATGAAGCCTTGGAGAAAGATTTAAATG ATGTGAGCAAGGAAATTAATCTGATGTTGTCTACCTATGCAAAGCTTTTAAGGCAAGTACTTATAGTATATTCTCTGGGGTCTTTATGTTAG